CCTTTGGCCAGGTATCTTTCCGAGAGGATATTAAAAATAGCTTTTCCTTTCTGGAAGGGGTTTTTGCTGAATGAATCAGCTTTTGAGCTTTCTTTAAACTGATAATAAACCATGACACGCGATTCGACGCCACTGGTTTGCAGCGCGTCACTTAACCTGAGGCAAGCCCTTCCGGCGCCTCCGTTTCCTTCGTATGTATTTAAATGGATTACTTTCAACAGCTCAAAATTACATATAATTGTTATCCTTAGCGCTTATAAACAATTTTATCCGCTAAATTTAGGCACCTTCTTAAAAAACCTATTGTTTTCAGCTGAATATAATTATTTTTACGCCTCCCAAAATAAGCAATTGAGATATATTTTTCTTTCATAACGCAGGATTACAGCATACTAGTACCCCGGTTTAACGTTATCTGTCAGAAGAGTAGAAAAAAACGAAAACCAGAAAAGAAAACAGCGCATGGATAACCTTTTAACAGACAGACAATTTTGGGTAAATTATTGGGAAAGTAAAACGGGATTGTCGGTTAATATCCCTGCAAATTATTTATTTCATCAGGAGCTTGGTTCTATAGTGAATACCCAAAAGGTAAAAACTGCGATAGAGCTTGGAGGTTTTCCCGGCTATTACGCTGTCTTTCTTAAAAAGTATCTGAAGCTTGATGTTACGCTGCTGGATTATTTCGTTCATCAGCCCGTAACGAACTCTTTGCTTGAGGCAAATAAGCTGACAGAGAGTGATATTCATATTATTGAGACCGATCTCTTCAACCATCAGGAGACCCGGCAGTATGACCTGGTTTTATCCTGTGGTCTTATTGAGCATTTCAATGATACTGCGGATATTATTCAGCGGCATATTGATTTCGTAAAACCTGGGGGGACTCTTTTTATAACGCTTCCTAACTTCAATGCAGTTAACGGATGGTTTCAAAAATCCTTTGACCGTGCCAATTACGACAAGCACAACATTAGTTGTATGGACCCTGAACTTCTGGCATCCATCTGCAGAAAAGCTGGCCTTGAGGTAATCCAGTCCAAATACTTTGGGCATTTCAGTGTGTGGCTTGAGAATGAAAAACAAAGATCCGCTGGTGTAAAACTCTTAAAGAAATCCATCTGGCTGGCCGGGAAAGTATTCACAAAAATATTCCCTTTCAACTCCCGTCAGTTGTCCCCTTACATTATCCTGGAGGCTAGAAAACAGAAATAGTTAGAACTTATTCAGTGAGTCCGTTCAAATAGTTGTTCCTGTAAAACAGGCGATCAACTGACCTTGTACTGTAAACAGTTGAGGGCATCAGCGGTGGTGTATTATTGTTCTGTATTAAGACTACTCATGAAGTTTGTTCAATCCGGCAGGTAAATTAGTAGTCCTTGTGCTGTAGATAGTTGAGATCATCAGCAGTGGTGTATTATTGTACTGTATTAAGGCTGCTCATGAAGTTTGTTTAATCCGGCAGGTAAATTAGTAGTCCTTGTGCTGTAGATAGTTGAGATCATCAGCAGTGGTGTATTATTGTACTGTATTAAGGCTGCTCATGAAGTTTGTTTAATCCGGCAGGTAAATCAGTAATCTTTATCATGTAAAAGGCTAATCATTATACATCATCTAAGCTAACCATCATGCATAACTCAATTATGCTCCCAGCCAACCAATTCCCCTTCCTATCTGAAAGCGGATGCTCTTTTCCAAAGTAAAACGGGAGGATTTTAAGTGTAAAAAAATAAAACCATGTCTGTATTGCCGGCCATTGTTGATGAAATCAACGCGGGCCGGCAATACAGACATGGTTTTATTTTCCCCTTAGAATCACCCCTCCGTTTCACCTGAAAAGCTTCATCTCTTTCAGATACCTCTTCACTCTTTCGAAGAAACTCCCCTTCCTCGTACTCAGAAAACCCTTAATAATCCTGTAAGCCTCTTCATTTTCTGCGATAACCTCAGGAAAAACCTTCACCGGTTTCGGGTTAATAATTACATTATAAATATCATTTATACCTGAATGTACTCCAGTACCATCATGGCCAATATTATTGACCAGTGACTGGCTTGGATTCAGAGTAAGACCACCTTTTAAAAAGATTGAAGCGTACCATCTGATTGCCCAGGAATTATTTTTGCCATTTTTAAAATCCTTCATCTGTTTCCAGAAGTTCATTTGATGATCAATCGAAAAATCTGCTTTTTTCTTTGCGTTAAACTGTCCCATCAGTGTATCGATGTTCGGTTCGAAATGTTGCCAGGCTCTTTCCCAGGTTGCCCATCCCCAGCTTGTTGCAGCGCGGTAGAAAAAAGATTCCGGTAAAGTATTCTCTTTAAGATGGTACATATAAGCACCAATATGCATAACCTTATCCTCCTGGCGGTAGCGGTTCAGTGCGTCATTAAAATAAGTCAGTGTATAAGGCGAAGTTACCAGGTCATCTTCAAAAACAATAACCTGTTTATAATCTTTCACTAATCTGCTTACACCAGCGATTACAGATTCAGCGAGGCCCATATTTAGTTTTCTTTCAATGATCTCTACCGATTTGAATCCTTCCACATGTTTCAGTAACTCCCTTACTTCCTGTACATTTTCCTCGTCGGCTGGTGTTTTAGGGCCGTCAGAGAAAATGAATAGGCGGCTTTCAGCTGCCAGTTCATTCTGTTTCAGAAACTTAAGCGTACGTTCAGTATGCTTGGGTCTGTTATAAACAAATAAGGCAATAGGAGCGAAACTTTGCATGGATTAAAATATTTGGAGAGTCTGACTTGATTTTTTTGTTAAAACGGTATATGCATTCCCATATTGTTCCTGTTTTTTTATTCCCAGGATATTTCCGATTGTCTTTTTGATTCTATATTCCAGTTCTATCCTTAAAACCCTGGAAAAAGTTTTAGGCGTTTTATTATTGACAAACTGGTTGAATTTAATTGTTGCAGTGGGGGTCATTGAAACTTTATCATCAATAATTTCCAGCCCTTCACTCTGTAATAAAAAGCGTATTGCAGTAGGCGTGTACATATTGATATGGCCGTAATCCAGAAAATGTTTCATCCGTTTATCCACGCCAAAGCGATAATCCAGCGGAACTTCGATGACCAGATTTTTTGCCACACGTTTCAATTCCCTGATCAGTATACGCTCATGTTCCACATGTTCCAGTACGTGCGCCAGAATGACCAGGTCAAACTCATTGTCTGCATAAGGTATTTTATAGCCGTCAAAACTCTGTACCTCTTTAAGGCGACTCAGATTACGGTTTTTGATCAGAGAAACACCAGTATCAGCAATTTCCAGTGCATACAGTTCTTTGCCAAAATCCCATTCATTTAAGAAATGCAGGATGCTGCCGTCGCCGGCGCCAACTTCCAGTACTTTGTCAGGGCGGATACTTTTACAGACATCCATTATGTTTTTTGCTTTGGCTTCTGCTCCAAGCATGCGCCATGTGGTATCGGTTTGCGTATAAAAATTATCGTATGCAGATTTTACTTCATCGCTTAACATAGCAAATTTCTTTTTTTAGGTGTAAATAAGGTTGGATGTATGAAAAATTGTAGCAGGTTATACATGCGGTGAATTTTCCTGGCGTTTGAATATTTTTTGAAACACAGTAAACAAAAATAATGATTTTAACATCATTATACCCTGCTGTCTGGTTTTGGGAATAAATAAAAGATAAAAGGCGCTGGACGCACAGGCAACCAGGGTTGCAATGGATGCGCCAATACCACCACAGGCAGGAATCAGCCAGAAGTTCAGCAGGATATTCACAATCGCTCCCAGCATGGTCCGCTGAAAAGAAATCATCGTATAACCCTCTGCCAGTAAGTACTGTGAACTCGCACTGCCTAAGAAAACGAATATGCCAGACCAGATATGTATGGATAACATCTGCCCGGCACCATTATAAGTATCTCCATAAAGAAACTGAATGATAAAAGGGCCCAGGAAACTAATTACGATAGCTACCGGTAAACTGATAAATACCAGTAAGTCGTATAGATTTCTTAGTCTTTTTGTATATCTGCCGGTATCCGTTTTGCGCGCATGGATCAGTGCCGGGAATACCGAAGTTACTATCGCAACAGGAATAAAAAACCAGGCCTCGCTGATTTTGGCTGCGGCACTGTAAATTCCTACTTCAACACTGCCAACACTCTTTAACATGACCTGGTCAATCTTCATATAAATAGAAACCATAACCGCAGAAAGAATCAGTGGGAAGGACTGTTTTAACAGATTAATCGCTCTGATACGGTTAAAGCTCCAGGTAAACAGACTATAACCTCTGCTATGATACATATAAACCAGACCAGCCGCAAGCGCAAAACTGTCAAAGGTGAGTGAAGCTGCAAAATAAATCAGCGGCATTTTGAAAACGACCAGTAATATCTTGACTGCAGCAGATAAAATGACACAAATATTCTGAACTTTTACCACATATTTTGAAGCAACCTGCGATTGAAAATAAGAATCAATCACATTAAAGGATTTGAAAAAAGAAGCGAAGGACAGAATTAAAATAATCCAGGTCAGGGAGTCTCCTGGTTTTTCAGAATAATGATGAAAAAGCAGATAGATACCTACGGTGATTGGGATCAGTAAGGCATTTACTGCTAAACGCATCAATAAAGCAGTACCTAAAATCTCATCTTTTTTATGTGGTTCATTCAGAATCTCCCGGATGATGAAAGTGTCCAGACCTAATGCACCAACTGCAGCAATGATTACAGTAAAGGCATCAGCAAAACTGAGTTCTCCAAAAGAAGAAGCTTTAAGATATCTCGCAATAACAAAACCAATAACCATGCTCAGAATTTTTCCAAACATCAGCCATCCGGTATTTTTAAAATACTTGTTAAACGCCTCCTCATCAAAACCTTTTAAACCGGGTAGTTTCATCCGCGCAAATATGTGAAATTAAAAACTCTTCTCAATCCGCTTTAATTGTTTCAGATGATGATTTAAATGGATTTCAGTAAAACGGAACCATTGTCTGGCATTCAAATAGCCCAGACGAGGATGCCGTGTTTTAATGGCAGAATCAGCCAGATGCAGCTGAGAATAGACTATATTCAGTTGTTCAAGGAATTTTTCTATAAAATCTGCGGCGGCTGCTTTGGTTATTTTCTGCTCCCTGCCCTGTAAAGCTTTTGGGACTTTATATTTGGCTTTAGGAGGAAAACTGCCTAAAAATAAGATCATTTTTACCACAAAGGCAGTAGGTTTTATTTTTCCCTCTCCCTGAATACATTTCTCAATTTCTCCAAGAGAAAGCAGACTAAGATCAAAAATATGCGAGTAGACTTCACTGTAAGACCAGCCACCAATAGGAGGTGTTAACTGAAACTGATCTTCAGGAATTTCCTGTAATGTTGCATTATAGGCTGCCACAATTTTTTTCAATGAAGAATATACAGAAGAATTACGCATAAAGTCAGATAAA
This portion of the Pedobacter lusitanus genome encodes:
- a CDS encoding class I SAM-dependent methyltransferase, whose protein sequence is MDNLLTDRQFWVNYWESKTGLSVNIPANYLFHQELGSIVNTQKVKTAIELGGFPGYYAVFLKKYLKLDVTLLDYFVHQPVTNSLLEANKLTESDIHIIETDLFNHQETRQYDLVLSCGLIEHFNDTADIIQRHIDFVKPGGTLFITLPNFNAVNGWFQKSFDRANYDKHNISCMDPELLASICRKAGLEVIQSKYFGHFSVWLENEKQRSAGVKLLKKSIWLAGKVFTKIFPFNSRQLSPYIILEARKQK
- a CDS encoding glycosyltransferase, giving the protein MQSFAPIALFVYNRPKHTERTLKFLKQNELAAESRLFIFSDGPKTPADEENVQEVRELLKHVEGFKSVEIIERKLNMGLAESVIAGVSRLVKDYKQVIVFEDDLVTSPYTLTYFNDALNRYRQEDKVMHIGAYMYHLKENTLPESFFYRAATSWGWATWERAWQHFEPNIDTLMGQFNAKKKADFSIDHQMNFWKQMKDFKNGKNNSWAIRWYASIFLKGGLTLNPSQSLVNNIGHDGTGVHSGINDIYNVIINPKPVKVFPEVIAENEEAYRIIKGFLSTRKGSFFERVKRYLKEMKLFR
- a CDS encoding class I SAM-dependent methyltransferase, producing the protein MLSDEVKSAYDNFYTQTDTTWRMLGAEAKAKNIMDVCKSIRPDKVLEVGAGDGSILHFLNEWDFGKELYALEIADTGVSLIKNRNLSRLKEVQSFDGYKIPYADNEFDLVILAHVLEHVEHERILIRELKRVAKNLVIEVPLDYRFGVDKRMKHFLDYGHINMYTPTAIRFLLQSEGLEIIDDKVSMTPTATIKFNQFVNNKTPKTFSRVLRIELEYRIKKTIGNILGIKKQEQYGNAYTVLTKKSSQTLQIF
- a CDS encoding flippase — translated: MKLPGLKGFDEEAFNKYFKNTGWLMFGKILSMVIGFVIARYLKASSFGELSFADAFTVIIAAVGALGLDTFIIREILNEPHKKDEILGTALLMRLAVNALLIPITVGIYLLFHHYSEKPGDSLTWIILILSFASFFKSFNVIDSYFQSQVASKYVVKVQNICVILSAAVKILLVVFKMPLIYFAASLTFDSFALAAGLVYMYHSRGYSLFTWSFNRIRAINLLKQSFPLILSAVMVSIYMKIDQVMLKSVGSVEVGIYSAAAKISEAWFFIPVAIVTSVFPALIHARKTDTGRYTKRLRNLYDLLVFISLPVAIVISFLGPFIIQFLYGDTYNGAGQMLSIHIWSGIFVFLGSASSQYLLAEGYTMISFQRTMLGAIVNILLNFWLIPACGGIGASIATLVACASSAFYLLFIPKTRQQGIMMLKSLFLFTVFQKIFKRQENSPHV
- a CDS encoding DinB family protein, yielding MRNSSVYSSLKKIVAAYNATLQEIPEDQFQLTPPIGGWSYSEVYSHIFDLSLLSLGEIEKCIQGEGKIKPTAFVVKMILFLGSFPPKAKYKVPKALQGREQKITKAAAADFIEKFLEQLNIVYSQLHLADSAIKTRHPRLGYLNARQWFRFTEIHLNHHLKQLKRIEKSF